The window tCAGGCTGACCCAAAGTGaagtgttgtaggaaatgcagcagccaatttgcacacagcaagctcccacaaacagcaatatgataatgaccagataacctttgttagtattgattaaggaataaatattgaccaggatacaggagagaactcccctgctcttctttgaaatagtggccatgggatcttttacgtccaactgagcagggcagatggggccttggtttaacatttcatcctgaaagatggcaccttcaacagtgaaacactcccttagTTGGTGTCAGGTTGGATTTTGTGCTCGTgtttggagtgggacctgaacccagaaCCCTCTGTcgagagtgctatccactgatGCATGACTGTTGATTAAATGTGAGCAGGACAGCAGCTTCTGCTGTGTGTTTGTGTAAAAAATGTGTTGTATTCTGGTGTCAGTTACCCTCTGAATGCTTTACCCAGTCTGTAGCCAATTAAATAGGGTCAGTGATGTGGTCAACAAGATATTCCAGACTCACGCCTGCTCTTCTGCCCAAACGTCACGGTTTTGCGTAAAAAGCACCGGGGACAGGGAGATCAGATCCtaaacaaacctctgagagaatgtCACTGGCTAAGGCTGGGCATCAACACATCTCCCAGTCTCTTCCCTTCAGCTGGCCAGGAGTCACTGTGCAATTCCTCAGGAATGAGCAGGCCGACGAGTCATTATTTAACTCTTGTCCTCCTTTGCGTATCAGCTGCCCTGGAGCTGACTAAGGTGGAGCAGAGCTGAGTGACTGACTGACACTCAATGTAGCTGAGTCATTCAaaagtcttacagcacagaaggaggctattcctcCAATTGTGCCAgtgtcagctctctgaaagagctatccaattggttccactctcccctgttctttccctatggtcctgcaattttttcttttcctattcaagtatataTCCGATTCCTttctgaaagttgctattgaatctgcttccactgccctttcaggcaacacGTTTCAAATCGTATCAactgtcctcatctcccctctggtacttttgccaatctgtgtcctctggttaccaaacctgtagtaaaacagtttctccttatgtaataaaagcaaaatactgcagatgctggaaatctgaaataaaaacaaagtgctggaaatacacagcagtctgtggaaagagaaacagagttaacatttcaggtcgataacctttcatcagaactccttaCGTACTCTTGTCAAAACTGAACAcccctattaaatctctccttaaccttctctactctaaggaaaactatCTGAGCTTCTGTAGCCCCTCCACACAACTAAAATCTATCATCCCTGGTAGCATTCTAGTACATCTCTGCCTCCCCTTACAAAGCCTGAAAATCCTTCCTGCAGTGtcttgtccagaattggacacaatgctgcagctgaggcctaatcaagtgattttttttttgatttttaaAGGTATAGCCCaggattctatttttttttaaCTGCCTTCTTAACGTCCtgtcagcttcaaagatttgtatatgtGAACCCCCAGGTATCTGCTGCAGCTCCCACAAAGATTGTACCATTTCTTTTacaatgcctctcctcattcttccatccaaaatacatcacctttctgcattaaatttcacctgccatgtgcctgcccatttcaccagtcagtcctgaagtctgctactatccaccTACTTACCAGTTCTGAGTTTCATgttatttgcaaactttgaaattgtgccttgtaaacACAAGTCCAGGTAACagctatcaaaaagagcagtggtcaaaATGCTGATGCCTAGGGAACACCGCTGTCTATTTTCTGCTGGTCTGAGAAAGAACTATTTATTAtggtactctctgctttctgtcacttagccggTTTTGTATGGGCACTGCCAATGTCCTTCAACTCCATGGGCTTGAATTTTGTTACGAGTCTATTATGTGCTATGTTGTCAGATGCCTTTTCAAAGTCCAGATACACAACATCAaccgcactcccctcatccacccTCTCCATAACTTTATCAAAGAACTCGATAAAGTTGGTTAAACAATTTGCCTTTAAAAGACTTTTCCAaattccaatttattttcccctggATTATTCTCTAAAAGTTTGAAAAAGCTTTTTGTAAGAAACAAATGTTGCTAAAGTATCTGTGAAATGTCAAAGATTTTCCAATATAAAGTTATTTTCAACGTGAAACATCAATGAAGTTTCAGCAAATTCAAAACTTTTATTGAACTTTTATTCCTGAAGTTTTTTGGCCTGACGTCACGATGTTTCCGGGTTAAAGGTCGCCGCTTCCGGTCTCCATCTTTTTTCTCGTGAGGCGAAAAACAGCGAAAAAAAAACATGGTGAGAAATTAAAACccgggagagaaaaggggggaaacCGGGGGCAGGGGGCGAGACTCCTGCCCggtgggtgggtgagtgagtgagcgggCGGGCGGACGAACAGGCTGGGCCCCGGGGAGAAGCTCCTGATCCCAGGCCCGGAGTTTCGGAACAAAAGCTGCAACAGCGGGAAGCGGGGCTGAGGCTCAGAGCCTGCGAAATAAACCCCCCAATAACCCCCTCCCCATAAACCCCCCAATAACCCCCTCCCCATAAACCCCCCTCCCCATAAACCCCCCAATAACCCCCTCCCCATAAACCCCCCAATAACCCCCTCCCCATAAACCCCCCTCCCCATAAACCCCCCAATAACCCCCTCCCCATAAACCCCCCAATAACCCCCTCCCCATAAACCCCCCTCCCCATAAACCCCCCAATAACCCCCTCCCCATAAACCCCCCAATAACCCCCTCCCCATAAACCCCCCTCCCCATAAACCCCCCAATAACCCCCTCCCCATAAACTCCCCAATAACCCCCTCCCCATAAACCCCCCAATAACCCCCTCCCCATAAACCCCCCAATAACCCCCTCCCCATAAACCCCCCAATAACCCCCTCCCCATAAACCCCCCAATAACCCCCTCCCCATAAACCCCCCTCCCCATAAACCCCCCAATAACCCCCTCCCCATAAACTCCCCAATAACCCCCTCCCCATAAACTCCCCAATAACCCCCTCCCCATAAACCCCCCAATAACCCCCTCCCCATAAACCCCCCAATAACCCCCTCCCCATAAACCCCCCAATAACCCCCTCCCCCATAAACTCCCcaataaccccccccataaaccccCTCCCCATAAACCCCCCAATAACCCCATCCGCATAAACTCCCCAAAAAACCCCTCCCCATTAACCCCCCCAATAACCCCCTCCCCATAAACTCCCCAATAACTCCCTCCCCATAAACTCCCCAACAACCCCTTCCCCCAATAACCCCCTCCCCATAAACTCCCCAAtaaccccctcccccaataacccCCTCCCCATAAACTCCCCAACAACCCCTTCCCCAATAACCCCTTCCCCCAATAACCCCCTCCTCATAAACTCCCCAACAACCCCCTCCCCATAAACTTCCCAACAACCCCCTCCCCATAAACTCCCCAATAACCCCCTCCCCCAACAACCCCCTCCCCATAAACTCCCCAGTAACCCCCCAAAATCCCCCTCCCCAATAAACCCCCTTCCCCCTCCAATAACCTCCTCCCGCAAATAGCCACATTCTCACCTCTGGATAAGGAAGTTTCTCCTGCGTTCGCCATCACTGAGGGGGTTTTGCAGGATAACCAGTGAAGAACCTGCCCCTCTAACAGGAGAAACCCAGAACTAAGAGACAGTAGCTTTAAGAAGTGAAATCAAATCAATTAAAAACAAATTTAGGAAAATGTTTTCGCTCAAATTGTTGGAAGAATGGGCCACACTCTCTCAGGAAGCCATCTGAGGTGTTTAGAAGGATGTTAGGGATACAAGGAATGGAGAAAAGGTTGGAAATTGGGATTGGAACGATTGAACTGCTGTGGCTTTGATGGGCTGAGTAGCTTCAAACTGTTCCCACAGCTTTCTATTAATCTGTCGCCTATTTATTTTGTTTCAGTCGCACACCATTTTGCTTGTACAACCTACAAAACGCCCAGAGGGAAGAACCTACGCAGACTATGAATCTGTCAATGAATGTATGGAAGGTATGGCCCTGGAATCTGAATTAAAATACTGGACACCTCTACCATATTAATTTCAGTATTTTAAAATGAATCTTCAGGACCCATTTGTCTATTCAGAAATGGGACATTTGAGTTGGGTTAGTTGGTATCTTGAGAAAATGGTTTAACCATCTTGGACCTTTCTATTATTTACCAAAGTCTGCCAGCCTGCTTTGCAGTTGCAAAGTTATTTTCTTTCCCATCTCAAGGCAGCTCTTGTGGTGGTTTGCGTTTCAAGGGTACTGTTCTTAATGTGTGAGCCAGCACATTTGTCAACAGGCTGTTCTGCAACGGAGGCCTCCAAAATCCATGTTCAGAAATGTTCCAGTCAGTCGTTCTGCAGTGAGCAGCTCAGGAAGCTTGGCTAGTTTCTCTTTTCCCACTGCTTGTACCTGCTTGAATGAGATCAGTGCAGACTGCAATCGGACCTGAGCTATTGATTTTgactaagatgttccttaaaaccttcctctttgaccaagtttttggtcatctgtcctaatcgcTTCTCTTGTGGCTCGGTGTCGGATTTTAACACTACtgtcaagcaccttgggatgttttgctatgttaaaggcactatataaatgcaggctgaTGTAGTTTTATCTAGTTTTGCGTGGCTTACTCTGTGCGGCAATTTCCAATTGCTCTAATTTTTTTCCTTTGGGCATGGAGTGTCAGAGGCAAGACCAAATCATTTTCCTTTTGAGAAAACTAACAAATacgttgtggcggggggggggggggggggaggtgtgaatGTGGTGTCTGTTTATCGCTCTCCTTTTGGAGAAATTGCAGTTCAGCAGCACCCAGTGCCGATGTACGAGAGGCTTCAAACTAAAGTTCAAATGTATTGAGGCTCATGCAGAGTTTGTATTTATTCCTTCCCAGGTGTCTGCAAGATGTTCGAAGAGCATTTGAAGAGGATGAACCCAAACAGCCCGTCCATCACGTACGATATTAGCCAACTCTTTGACTTCATTGATGACCTTGCTGACCTCAGCTGCCTTGTGTAAGtgctgttgctgtttgttatttcCTCTGTGCAtgggagcaggccactcggcccctcgagcctgtcttcCATTCATTTAGATATGGCTGCTCTGTATCTTAACTCCGTGTACCTACCTTGCCTTAACAGATTTTTGGGGGGAGAGTTCCAAAATATCACTATCCTTTATGTAAAGAGTTGCTTCCTGACATTGACCCCTGAACAACCAAGCTCTAATTTGTGCATAGGGGAATTCTTGGCCACAATTGACAGCTCCCAGGATGTCTGCCAGTATTGACGCTTATCTGGGGATCCTGTcttatcatagaatcttacagtataAGAGAAAgctgttcagcccatcatgcctgtgccagtgcTCTGAACaagctatcaaattagtcccaccCTGAACGATTGTTAGCTCTCCAAAGAATAGCATTATCATTGCAGAAagcatttttacttggtgtataaCAACAGAAATGATTTACTAGTAAATGAACAATTGCACTGTGAATGGCCTCTAAACCCAGATACACGTGAATCTGGTGACTTCAGAACCCCCAGTTTGGAAACCGGTTATAAATTAAACATGCTTCATACTTTTTAATGTAATAATGAACCCTGTGCATAATACGTAACATTCTTGTTCCTAACGTGTCCTGTTTTTCTTGTAAATTGAGAATCATTGTGCACAGATACTGGGGCAGCCTCTGCCAACAATGCAATGTGCTTACTAATTTGGGGTTTGGTTGCAAATCACTGAACCCACTATATTTTTGCATTCAGCCACAGTTGGGAGCTGCTGACTGGGGAGGGGTTGGTGTGGCAGCGAGTGGAGGCTGAATATAACACTTGA of the Heterodontus francisci isolate sHetFra1 chromosome 40, sHetFra1.hap1, whole genome shotgun sequence genome contains:
- the LOC137352980 gene encoding enhancer of rudimentary homolog, with product MSHTILLVQPTKRPEGRTYADYESVNECMEGVCKMFEEHLKRMNPNSPSITYDISQLFDFIDDLADLSCLVYRADTQTYQPYNKDWLKEKIYILLRRQAQQAGK